A segment of the Acidimicrobiia bacterium genome:
TGATCAGCGCTTCCGCTTGTGACGATTCGCCTTGATGCGCTTGCGGTACTTGTGCTTGCTCATCTTCTTGCGGCGCTTCTTGATCAACGAGCCCATGTAGTTGAGACCTCGAACGAGTCGGGAACGGTGAAGGTCGCCGAAATCGCCTGCAAAGGGCGGCAGCGGCTCGGATAGCTTCGCGGAGTTCGCCTTGCTACGCAAGCTGCGATGCGGCCGGGTCGCGGCGGGCACCACGTAACATCGGTGGCCTCATGCGACCTGTCATCGGCATCTCGACGCGCCCACGCATCATCGAAACGTCTGGCGGCATGCTCGGTGCGGACACCGTGCAACACACCTACCGC
Coding sequences within it:
- a CDS encoding aurora kinase A-interacting protein gives rise to the protein MGSLIKKRRKKMSKHKYRKRIKANRHKRKR